The Candidatus Bathyarchaeota archaeon nucleotide sequence TTCTTTCTTAAATATTGAGCAGTTGACTTAGACATCCTTGCATTGCCATGATACTGCGAACGTATTAAATTTGAACGCATAGAAAAAAATGCTGTACAGGATTCACATTAATAATTAAAAGAAATCAAATGATAAACAAAATCATAGCTTTTTCAATCAAAAACAAAGCCCTCATTGGTTTAATGACCATAGGGCTTATCATCGGAGGTATCTGGTCAATGACCAAAGTGCCATTGGATGCCGTGCCCGACATTACCAACAACCAGGTGCAGGTGATTACCACCGCGCCCAACCTGGGCACCGAAGACATTGAGCAGTTTGTAACCTACCAGGTGGAACTATCGGTGGCCAACCTGCCGGGGGTTATCGAAATTCGTTCGGTTTCCCGGTTTGGGCTGTCAGTGGTAACAATAGTTTTCGAGGACAATATGGGAACCTACCTTCCCCGGCAATTGGTAAGCGAAGCGCTGGCAGAAATTAAGGAAAAAATCCCGGAAGGATTTGCCGAGCCGTTTATGGCGCCAATCAGTACCGGATTGGGTGAAATTTACCAGTACACGCTTGAAGTTCAGCCCGGTTACGACACTGTGTATAACGACATGGAACTGCGCACCATGCAGGAATGGATTGTAAAACGCCAGATGGCAATGGTTCCGGGAGTAGTTGAGGTAAACTCCTTTGGCGGACGTGGCAAACAATACGAAATCTCCATAAACCCCGATAAGCTACGCAGCATGAACCTGACCATTGCCGACATTTTCGAGGCTTTGGAAGATAATAATCAGAATACCGGAGGGGCTTATATTGAGAAAAATTTTCAGGCCAACTTTATCCGTGGCGAAGGTTTGATGCGCTCGCTCGATGACATCCGCAACACGCCGGTAGCCAATGTAAACGGGCAACCTGTTTTTATACGCGATGTGGCCGAAGTAAAATACGGAAGTTTTGTGCGTTACGGGGCTTTTACCAAAGACGGTAAAGGCGAAGCCGTAGGCGGTATCGTGATGATGCTGAAAGGTGAAAACTCCAACGATGTAATCAAGGATGTGAAAGAACGCATGGCGTTAATCCAGAAATCGTTGCCCGAAGGCGTTGAGATAAAACCATTCCTCGACCGTAGCAAACTGATAAAAAGCACCACATCCACAGTTGCCGAAAACCTGTCGATTGGGGCGCTGATTGTAATTTTTGTCCTGGTTATTTTCCTTGGTAATCTTCGGGGTGGGTTACTGGTGGCATCGACCATACCGCTGGCCTTGCTTTTTGCTTTTATCATGATGAAAGTGTTTGGCGTATGGGCCAACCTGATGAGCCTCGGTGCCATCGACTTCGGTATCTTGGTCGACGGGGCGGTAATTATCGTGGAAAGCATGATTTTTTACCTGCACCGGAACGAGTTTATCGGGGAAAAAATCGGCCTGCCCCGGCGAAATGAAATAGCCTACAATTCAGCCAGTAAAATGATGAACTCTGCATTTTTCGGTCAGCTTATTATCCTTATTGTCTTTATCCCGGTACTGGCATTGCAAGGCGTGGAAGGCAAAATGTTTAAGCCTATGGCCATGACCTTTGGGTTTGCCGTGTTGGGTGTTATGGTGCTGTGCCTTACTTACATACCCATGATGGCGGCGCTATTCCTGAGACCGCCTAAAACAGATAAAAAGACCTGGGGCGAGCGTTTTATAGAGAAACTCGAAAACCTTTACGAACCCGTAATTGGCTGGGCTTTGCGCAAAGGAAGGCTTGTATTGGGAATTGCACTTATACTTTTAGTTTCCGGTGGTTTTCTTTTCTCACGTATGGGGGCCGAATTTATTCCTCAACTGGACGAAGGCGATTTTGCTTTCCAGGCTTTCCTGAAACCGGGAACATCATTATCGGAAGTGAAGGATGCATCTACCCGTCTTGAACAAATAATACTGGAGAATTTTCCAGACGAAGTAGAGTCTGTTCAAAGCCGTATTGGAGTTGCTGATATTCCTATGGACCCAATGCCCATGGATATTGCTGATATATTTGTTATTCTTAAACCACAGGACAAATGGACAAAGGCCGAATCGAAACAGGAACTGATTGACAAAGTAAAAGAAAAGGTAAGTGACCTGCCGGGTATTAACTACGAATTTACCCAGCCTATCGAAATGCGGTTCAACGAACTTTTAACTGGTATCAGGCAGGATGTGGCTATAAAATTATATGGCGATGACCTGGATATGCTGGCCGACAAAGCCGAAGAAATTTCAGGCTTAATCTCGGAAATTGAGGGTATTGAAGGAATAAGCGCTGAGAGAACCAGTGGATTGCCTCAAATAACCGTTAACTATAACCGCACCAAACTGGGACAG carries:
- a CDS encoding CusA/CzcA family heavy metal efflux RND transporter — protein: MINKIIAFSIKNKALIGLMTIGLIIGGIWSMTKVPLDAVPDITNNQVQVITTAPNLGTEDIEQFVTYQVELSVANLPGVIEIRSVSRFGLSVVTIVFEDNMGTYLPRQLVSEALAEIKEKIPEGFAEPFMAPISTGLGEIYQYTLEVQPGYDTVYNDMELRTMQEWIVKRQMAMVPGVVEVNSFGGRGKQYEISINPDKLRSMNLTIADIFEALEDNNQNTGGAYIEKNFQANFIRGEGLMRSLDDIRNTPVANVNGQPVFIRDVAEVKYGSFVRYGAFTKDGKGEAVGGIVMMLKGENSNDVIKDVKERMALIQKSLPEGVEIKPFLDRSKLIKSTTSTVAENLSIGALIVIFVLVIFLGNLRGGLLVASTIPLALLFAFIMMKVFGVWANLMSLGAIDFGILVDGAVIIVESMIFYLHRNEFIGEKIGLPRRNEIAYNSASKMMNSAFFGQLIILIVFIPVLALQGVEGKMFKPMAMTFGFAVLGVMVLCLTYIPMMAALFLRPPKTDKKTWGERFIEKLENLYEPVIGWALRKGRLVLGIALILLVSGGFLFSRMGAEFIPQLDEGDFAFQAFLKPGTSLSEVKDASTRLEQIILENFPDEVESVQSRIGVADIPMDPMPMDIADIFVILKPQDKWTKAESKQELIDKVKEKVSDLPGINYEFTQPIEMRFNELLTGIRQDVAIKLYGDDLDMLADKAEEISGLISEIEGIEGISAERTSGLPQITVNYNRTKLGQYGLNIKDLNTVVETAFSGGVAGVIYEGERMFDLVIRLDEEHRQSIDDLRNLFVNTPTGNQVPLKEVAEISYQPGPMQISRDNTNRRTYVGINVEGRDVKSLVEEIQQTLDEELELPSGYYIRYGGAFENLERATQRLSLVVPLALALIFMLVFFATKSFKQTLMIYMAIPLAAVGGILSLYLRGMPFSISAGVGFIVLFGVAVLNGLVLISGFNELKEEGKLSLGDIIKKGSIRRVRPIFLTASTDILGFLPMAISTSAGAEVQRPLATVVIGGMLTSTLLTLVVLPVLYRMVESGKTKLKAPKLNTTVIILLFIIGGLGISGSLKAQENNVTLEQAIERAKENYPSLKAASLNVEKQKALKATAYDLGSTSIYTGKEETGNGEVGIQTQIGLAQSEIDLFGIPAKNKLNESRINLAESRLELTEDELVRNVSLAWYRALVAKKQTQLYNRLDSVYADFLRAAGLRFETQQTSKVAYLAASAKYQELMVNMKQAESEYMASLQLLNQYLMYPDGVEIADAGQEWDETIQTSYPLDSLNAVPLLNLYRQQLNVTEAEWKAEKANFLPKLDLGYSRQSVDGTSGYYGWEAGISIPLLFFSQSGKTKAARINYEMTGQQYKQRALELNASYKELLSRYRVMGEVLEYYKNEALPLADEQIEAANLGYRLGSLGYIEFIQNTESAIRTRQEYLSRLGEYFEIKEQLEYITGQ